In the Candidatus Rhodoblastus alkanivorans genome, one interval contains:
- a CDS encoding monovalent cation:proton antiporter-2 (CPA2) family protein, with product MPELSSETSFLVPILILLAAAILFAPSFRFAGLGSVIGYLVAGLAIGPSGLGLIHDPRTTLNISQLGVVLLLFLIGLSLKPQRLYALRRDIGLIGVGQMVFTAAPLIVAAQHFLHLNMFGALAAGLALAFSATTIAMQLLEERGDAQTGYGRRAFAVLLAQDIAVAPVLALIPLLGGGPASGSLAGSMHDALLHISWAFAALSFVILAGHYALNPLFRLLARAGAREILTAAALFIVLGAAVLMQAVGMSMALGAFLAGLLLSESNFRHQLEADIEPFRGLLMGLFFMSVGMSVDIGLVGERLGLLAGAALAILGAKLIIGFVLFRLTGSSARDSLSAAGVLTPAGEFSFAIFPLAAGAGLMSAAESSLLSALAAITMVAGPFFAKATERVAAKFERRAPPPEGAGEPPPPPVPKERRGNVLVIGFGRFGQIAVQPLLAERIDVTVIDSSVKRIRDAGKFGFKVYYGDGCRLDVLRAAGAGEARIIAICVGDRDIANAIVALARDNFPVAKIFARAYDRIHAIDLLERGADYQIRETLESALSFGGAAIAELRGDPDAGREAVEAARARDLDRLAIQQAGGAPPPPFFAPDQPRLNPEPLVRPAGKSQGLTPESRDIVEGAAE from the coding sequence ATGCCGGAACTGAGCAGCGAGACGAGCTTCCTCGTCCCGATCCTGATTCTTCTTGCCGCAGCGATCCTTTTCGCGCCCTCGTTCCGCTTCGCCGGGCTCGGCTCGGTGATCGGCTATCTCGTCGCCGGCCTCGCCATCGGCCCCTCCGGACTGGGGCTGATCCACGACCCCCGGACGACCCTCAACATATCCCAGCTCGGCGTCGTCCTGCTGCTCTTTCTCATCGGCCTGTCGCTGAAACCCCAGCGGCTTTATGCGCTTCGCCGCGACATTGGCCTGATCGGGGTCGGCCAGATGGTCTTCACCGCCGCCCCCCTGATCGTCGCGGCGCAACATTTCCTCCATCTCAACATGTTCGGGGCGCTGGCGGCGGGGCTGGCGCTCGCCTTTTCCGCCACGACCATCGCCATGCAATTGCTGGAGGAGCGCGGCGACGCCCAGACCGGCTACGGCCGCCGCGCCTTCGCGGTCCTGCTGGCGCAGGACATAGCCGTCGCGCCGGTTCTGGCGCTCATTCCGCTGCTCGGCGGCGGCCCCGCCTCGGGTTCGCTCGCCGGCTCGATGCATGACGCTTTGCTCCATATTTCATGGGCCTTCGCGGCGCTTTCCTTCGTCATCCTCGCCGGCCATTACGCGCTCAATCCCCTGTTCCGCCTGCTGGCTCGGGCGGGGGCGCGTGAAATCCTCACCGCGGCGGCTTTGTTCATCGTGCTCGGCGCGGCGGTGCTGATGCAGGCGGTCGGCATGTCGATGGCGCTCGGCGCCTTTCTCGCCGGACTGCTGCTGTCGGAATCGAATTTCCGCCATCAGCTCGAAGCCGATATCGAGCCCTTTCGCGGCCTGCTGATGGGCCTGTTCTTCATGTCGGTCGGCATGTCGGTGGATATCGGCCTGGTCGGCGAAAGGCTCGGCCTGCTCGCGGGGGCGGCGCTCGCCATTCTCGGGGCGAAACTCATCATCGGCTTCGTCCTGTTCCGCCTGACCGGCTCGTCCGCCCGCGATTCCTTAAGCGCGGCGGGCGTCCTCACCCCGGCCGGCGAATTTTCCTTCGCCATTTTTCCCCTCGCCGCGGGGGCTGGCCTGATGTCGGCGGCGGAATCGAGCCTGCTGTCGGCGCTCGCCGCGATCACCATGGTCGCCGGGCCGTTCTTCGCCAAGGCGACGGAACGCGTCGCCGCGAAATTCGAGCGCCGCGCGCCCCCGCCCGAAGGCGCCGGCGAACCGCCGCCGCCGCCCGTTCCCAAGGAGCGGCGTGGCAACGTGCTGGTGATCGGCTTCGGCCGCTTCGGCCAGATCGCGGTGCAGCCGCTGCTCGCCGAGCGCATCGATGTGACGGTGATCGATTCCTCGGTCAAGCGCATCCGCGACGCCGGCAAATTCGGCTTCAAGGTCTATTACGGCGACGGCTGCCGGCTCGACGTCCTGCGCGCGGCGGGCGCGGGCGAGGCGCGCATCATCGCCATCTGCGTCGGCGACCGCGACATCGCCAATGCGATCGTCGCTCTCGCCCGCGACAATTTTCCGGTCGCGAAGATCTTCGCCCGCGCCTATGACCGCATCCACGCCATCGATCTGCTCGAGCGCGGCGCCGATTACCAGATTCGCGAGACGCTCGAATCAGCGCTGAGTTTCGGCGGGGCGGCGATCGCCGAATTGCGCGGCGACCCCGACGCCGGCCGCGAGGCGGTGGAGGCCGCCCGCGCCCGCGACCTCGACCGGCTCGCAATCCAGCAGGCGGGCGGCGCGCCGCCGCCGCCCTTTTTCGCGCCCGACCAGCCGCGCCTCAACCCCGAGCCCCTGGTCAGGCCGGCCGGCAAGTCGCAGGGCCTGACCCCGGAAAGCCGGGACATCGTCGAAGGCGCCGCCGAATGA
- a CDS encoding glutamate--cysteine ligase, whose product MARDLNDEQVISSRDELVGWLEDGCKPEGPFRIGTEHEKIPFYRADCSPLPYDGRPELGGAGVRALLEGLQAASGWEPIEDAGALIGLYDPAGGGAISLEPGGQFELSGAPLDDVHQTRAELDAHFAALAPFCERFGVDFLDLGMSPLWRREETPVMPKQRYRIMARYMPSVGGLGLDMMFRTSTVQTNLDFASEADMVAKMRLALSLQPLFTALFANSPFTDGKPNGFLSMRSQIWTDTDPDRTGMLPFVFEPGMGFERYVDYALDVPMYFVKRGDVYHDVAGASFRDLLAGKLPQLPGEFATISDWANHLSTIFPEVRLKRYMEMRGADVGPRAHILAFTALCGGLCYDREASAAAWDLVKDFSAQDRDDLRKAAPRTGLAAKIRGRSLLDLARDIMPLARAGLERRMRLDQHGRDETQYLAVLEEIAATGENLAQKRLALYHGAWKESVLPAFRECIY is encoded by the coding sequence ATGGCGCGTGACCTTAACGATGAACAGGTGATCTCGTCGCGCGACGAACTGGTCGGCTGGCTGGAGGACGGCTGCAAGCCGGAGGGGCCGTTCCGGATCGGGACCGAGCACGAAAAAATTCCCTTTTACCGCGCGGATTGTTCTCCCCTGCCCTATGACGGCCGCCCCGAACTCGGCGGCGCCGGCGTGCGCGCTTTGCTCGAAGGGCTCCAGGCGGCCTCGGGCTGGGAACCAATAGAGGACGCCGGCGCCTTGATCGGGCTTTACGATCCCGCCGGCGGCGGCGCGATCTCGCTGGAGCCGGGCGGACAGTTCGAGCTGTCCGGCGCCCCACTCGACGATGTCCATCAGACTCGCGCCGAACTGGACGCCCATTTCGCGGCGCTCGCCCCCTTTTGCGAGCGGTTCGGAGTCGATTTCCTCGATCTCGGCATGAGCCCCCTGTGGCGGCGCGAGGAGACGCCGGTCATGCCCAAGCAGCGCTACCGGATCATGGCGCGCTACATGCCGAGCGTCGGCGGTCTCGGCCTCGATATGATGTTCCGCACCTCCACCGTGCAGACCAATCTCGATTTCGCCTCCGAAGCCGACATGGTCGCGAAAATGCGGCTGGCCTTGAGCCTGCAACCGCTTTTCACCGCGCTGTTCGCCAATTCGCCTTTCACCGACGGCAAGCCCAACGGCTTCCTCTCCATGCGCTCGCAGATCTGGACCGACACCGATCCCGACCGCACCGGCATGCTGCCCTTCGTGTTCGAGCCGGGCATGGGTTTCGAGCGTTATGTCGATTACGCGCTCGACGTGCCGATGTATTTCGTCAAGCGCGGCGACGTCTATCATGATGTCGCCGGGGCCTCGTTCCGCGACCTGCTGGCGGGAAAGCTGCCGCAATTGCCGGGCGAATTCGCCACGATCTCCGACTGGGCCAACCATCTTTCGACGATTTTTCCGGAAGTGCGTCTCAAACGCTATATGGAGATGCGCGGGGCCGACGTCGGGCCGCGCGCCCATATCCTCGCCTTCACCGCGCTTTGCGGGGGCCTGTGCTACGACCGCGAGGCCAGCGCCGCGGCCTGGGATCTGGTGAAGGATTTTTCCGCGCAGGATCGTGACGATCTGCGCAAGGCCGCTCCGCGCACGGGCCTGGCGGCAAAAATCCGCGGCCGCAGCCTGCTGGATCTGGCGCGCGACATCATGCCGCTCGCGCGCGCGGGACTGGAACGCCGCATGCGCCTCGACCAGCACGGCCGGGACGAAACTCAATATCTCGCGGTTTTGGAAGAGATCGCGGCGACGGGCGAGAATCTGGCGCAAAAGCGGCTGGCGCTCTATCACGGCGCCTGGAAGGAGAGCGTCCTGCCCGCTTTCCGGGAATGCATTTACTAA
- a CDS encoding 16S rRNA (uracil(1498)-N(3))-methyltransferase, whose product MSRLDFTTQRLWLAAPLAAAALVELTREQANYLVNVLRLGEGAQLLVFNGRDGEWRATLAPQGRKGAVLRIEAQSRPQEGLPDLDYLFAPLKHARLDYMAQKAVEMGARRLRPVLTRRTQASRVNLDRMRANVVEAAEQCGLLALAEVLEPESLEAALGNWPQDRLLIFCDEAAEIADPLDALREAGADFAKFAVLIGPEGGFDESERARLARIAPVARISLGPRVLRADTAAVAALALVQAVLGDWRG is encoded by the coding sequence ATGTCGCGCCTGGATTTCACCACCCAACGCCTCTGGCTGGCGGCGCCGCTCGCCGCCGCCGCTCTGGTCGAACTCACCCGCGAACAGGCCAATTATCTCGTCAATGTCCTGCGGCTCGGCGAAGGCGCGCAACTTCTGGTCTTCAATGGCCGCGACGGCGAATGGCGCGCAACGCTCGCGCCGCAGGGCAGGAAAGGCGCTGTCCTTAGAATCGAGGCGCAAAGCCGGCCGCAGGAAGGCCTGCCCGATCTCGATTATCTGTTCGCGCCGCTGAAACACGCAAGACTCGATTATATGGCGCAAAAGGCGGTGGAGATGGGCGCGCGGCGGCTGCGCCCGGTTCTGACCCGCCGCACCCAGGCGAGCCGGGTCAACCTGGACCGGATGCGCGCCAATGTCGTCGAGGCCGCCGAGCAATGCGGCCTGCTCGCCCTCGCCGAAGTTCTGGAGCCGGAAAGCCTGGAGGCGGCGCTCGGGAACTGGCCGCAGGACCGGCTGCTGATTTTTTGCGATGAGGCGGCGGAAATCGCCGACCCGCTCGACGCTCTGCGCGAGGCCGGCGCGGATTTTGCCAAATTCGCCGTCCTGATTGGCCCCGAAGGCGGCTTCGACGAATCCGAACGCGCACGCCTGGCGCGAATTGCTCCTGTCGCGCGCATTTCGCTTGGTCCGCGCGTGCTGCGCGCCGACACCGCCGCCGTCGCCGCGTTGGCGCTGGTCCAGGCCGTACTCGGGGACTGGCGCGGCTGA
- a CDS encoding protein-disulfide reductase DsbD domain-containing protein, with amino-acid sequence MNAQSEAPSSSILRRATMAAALALALTGAARAGDWVAGPKSEARLVDGGVYNGARYAVAQIRLAGAAVTYWRDPGEAGAPPTFDFAGSDNLDGAAVLYPQPARIDEDGSLAIGYQHQVAFPIRVTPADPQKPVTLDLRLDYAVCDKICIPVHAQLSEVLAPQPQAPDSALLESAMKDVPKPLDGETAASQASVEPAPPAGGKPQWRVAILGGEARDLFVEPPDGFYFDVKPAKAKNAFLLTLVQHPAKRMRPEAPLRVTIAGPAPVEFNLSLPARN; translated from the coding sequence ATGAACGCGCAAAGTGAAGCCCCATCGTCGTCGATCCTCCGCCGCGCCACAATGGCGGCCGCGCTGGCGCTGGCCCTCACGGGCGCCGCGCGGGCGGGCGATTGGGTCGCGGGGCCGAAATCCGAGGCGCGGCTGGTCGATGGCGGCGTTTACAATGGCGCCCGCTATGCCGTGGCGCAGATCCGCCTGGCGGGCGCGGCGGTGACCTATTGGCGCGATCCGGGCGAAGCCGGCGCGCCGCCGACGTTCGATTTCGCCGGCTCCGACAATCTCGACGGCGCCGCAGTTCTTTATCCCCAGCCGGCGCGGATCGACGAGGACGGCTCGCTCGCTATCGGTTACCAGCATCAGGTCGCCTTCCCGATCCGGGTGACGCCGGCGGATCCGCAAAAGCCGGTGACGCTCGACCTTCGCCTCGATTATGCGGTCTGCGACAAGATCTGCATTCCCGTTCACGCCCAGTTGAGCGAGGTCCTCGCGCCTCAGCCTCAGGCGCCCGACAGCGCGCTGCTCGAAAGCGCGATGAAGGATGTGCCCAAGCCGCTCGACGGCGAAACCGCGGCGAGTCAGGCCAGCGTCGAGCCGGCGCCGCCCGCCGGCGGCAAGCCGCAATGGCGGGTCGCGATTCTCGGCGGCGAGGCTCGCGACCTGTTCGTCGAGCCGCCTGACGGCTTTTATTTCGACGTCAAACCGGCGAAAGCCAAGAACGCCTTTCTCCTGACCCTGGTCCAGCATCCCGCCAAAAGGATGCGGCCCGAGGCGCCCTTGCGCGTGACGATCGCCGGACCGGCGCCGGTGGAGTTCAACCTCTCGCTCCCCGCCCGGAACTGA
- a CDS encoding YqgE/AlgH family protein, producing MNTTEPNPFLEGKCLVAMPSLQDAHFNRSVVYVCAHSEEGAMGIIVNHPAPGVNLVDLLLQLKVIDSGDATRLAESVGDQRVLSGGPVDASRGFVLHSADYRAEDATMAIDDGVSMTATLDVLRAIAHGQGPRKAVLALGYAGWSPGQLEKEILANSWMICPADPTLLFDAEHEAKYEHALGAIGVDLRFLADEAGHA from the coding sequence GTGAATACGACAGAACCCAATCCATTTCTCGAAGGCAAATGCCTCGTGGCCATGCCCAGCCTGCAGGACGCCCATTTCAACCGATCGGTGGTCTATGTCTGCGCTCATTCCGAGGAAGGAGCGATGGGAATCATCGTCAACCACCCCGCGCCGGGCGTCAATTTGGTCGATCTTCTCCTGCAACTCAAGGTGATCGATTCGGGCGACGCGACGCGCCTCGCCGAATCCGTCGGCGACCAGCGCGTCCTCTCCGGCGGGCCGGTGGACGCGAGCCGCGGCTTCGTCCTCCATTCAGCCGATTACCGCGCCGAGGACGCCACCATGGCGATCGACGATGGCGTCTCGATGACCGCGACGCTCGACGTCCTGCGCGCCATCGCGCATGGCCAGGGACCGCGAAAGGCGGTGCTGGCCCTGGGCTATGCCGGCTGGTCGCCCGGCCAGCTCGAAAAGGAGATCCTCGCCAACAGCTGGATGATCTGTCCGGCCGATCCCACCCTTTTGTTCGACGCCGAGCACGAAGCCAAATATGAACACGCGCTGGGGGCGATCGGGGTCGATCTGAGGTTTTTGGCCGACGAGGCCGGCCACGCCTGA
- a CDS encoding PQQ-binding-like beta-propeller repeat protein — MNRTKSVLLGTIAVVGVAGAAAIYLKWDEFVPIAAMGINYVRYASAPKGKLTVEMAPGAKPAASPAAGAQPPARGTDDWTSYNKTLTSNRFSPLSGINKANAGQLKPLCTYDTGQYTGFNTGLLEVKGSLLFSTEYDIFSIDANTCQLKWRVHENYTPATPQDVNRGPAFLDGAVFRGTQDGRVLAYDFNTGAKLWETRVADPKKGESTPAAPIAWNGLVFIGNAGGDIKGVKGRMYALDAKTGKIVWEFYLVPRQADDPVRGPEGASPLDLSTWKTPPGSPITGGATWTSYTLDPDKGLLYVPGGNPAPDFAAGMREGSNLYTGSVVVLDARTGAYKSHFKIVPKDWHDWDVSSAPALIKTASGKNVLAVAPKDGHLYGFDLSDAALLYRVPMTKVENADAAFAEGRSVHFCPGSIGGAEWNGPAFDPRNNTIMVGEVEWCTTVTLQSKGQLQGTALGKPWSGEASINPYNMWGKQDPVFDWAGWVTAVDADTGAWRWRAKSNYPVQSGVTPTAGDVVFFGDMGGNFYVLDADTGQKLWGRKIGGAIGGGVITYDTGAGQRVAAATGLTEVLWPTEITTAKVTVLGLP, encoded by the coding sequence ATGAACCGCACGAAATCCGTCCTCCTCGGAACAATCGCCGTCGTGGGCGTGGCCGGCGCCGCGGCGATTTATCTGAAATGGGACGAATTCGTTCCGATCGCCGCGATGGGGATCAATTATGTGCGCTACGCCTCGGCGCCCAAGGGCAAGTTGACGGTCGAAATGGCGCCTGGCGCGAAGCCGGCGGCTTCCCCGGCCGCGGGAGCCCAGCCCCCGGCCCGCGGAACAGACGATTGGACGAGCTACAACAAGACCCTGACGTCCAACCGCTTCTCGCCGCTTTCAGGCATCAACAAGGCCAACGCCGGACAACTGAAGCCGCTTTGCACCTATGACACCGGCCAATACACCGGGTTCAACACCGGCCTGCTTGAAGTCAAGGGATCGCTGCTGTTCTCGACCGAATATGACATTTTTTCCATCGACGCGAACACCTGCCAGTTGAAATGGCGCGTTCACGAGAATTACACGCCGGCTACGCCGCAGGATGTGAACCGAGGCCCCGCTTTTCTCGACGGCGCGGTGTTTCGCGGGACGCAGGACGGGCGGGTGCTCGCCTATGATTTCAACACGGGCGCCAAACTCTGGGAAACCCGCGTCGCCGATCCGAAAAAGGGTGAAAGCACGCCCGCCGCGCCGATCGCCTGGAACGGATTGGTGTTCATCGGCAATGCCGGCGGCGACATCAAGGGCGTGAAGGGTCGCATGTACGCCCTCGACGCCAAGACCGGCAAGATCGTCTGGGAATTCTATCTCGTGCCCAGACAGGCGGACGACCCGGTGCGCGGGCCGGAAGGCGCCTCGCCGCTCGATCTCTCTACGTGGAAAACGCCGCCAGGATCCCCGATCACCGGCGGCGCGACCTGGACGTCCTACACGCTCGACCCGGACAAGGGCCTGCTCTATGTGCCCGGCGGCAATCCCGCCCCCGATTTCGCGGCCGGCATGCGCGAGGGTTCGAATCTCTATACGGGTTCGGTGGTGGTGCTCGACGCCAGAACCGGGGCCTACAAGTCCCATTTCAAGATCGTGCCCAAGGATTGGCACGACTGGGACGTCTCCAGCGCGCCGGCCCTGATCAAAACCGCGAGCGGAAAAAACGTCCTCGCGGTGGCGCCCAAGGACGGACATCTCTACGGCTTCGATTTAAGCGATGCGGCGCTGCTCTATCGCGTGCCGATGACCAAGGTGGAAAACGCCGACGCCGCCTTCGCCGAAGGGCGATCCGTTCATTTCTGCCCGGGGTCGATCGGAGGCGCGGAATGGAACGGGCCGGCCTTCGATCCGCGGAACAACACGATCATGGTCGGCGAGGTGGAATGGTGCACCACCGTCACGCTGCAGTCGAAAGGCCAATTGCAGGGCACGGCGCTCGGCAAGCCGTGGTCGGGAGAGGCGTCGATCAATCCATACAACATGTGGGGCAAGCAGGATCCCGTCTTCGACTGGGCGGGCTGGGTGACCGCCGTCGACGCCGACACCGGGGCCTGGCGCTGGCGCGCCAAATCGAACTATCCGGTGCAGAGCGGCGTGACGCCGACCGCCGGCGACGTCGTGTTCTTTGGCGACATGGGCGGGAACTTCTATGTCCTCGACGCCGACACCGGTCAGAAATTGTGGGGCCGGAAGATCGGCGGCGCCATTGGCGGCGGCGTGATCACCTATGACACGGGCGCGGGCCAGCGCGTCGCGGCCGCGACCGGACTGACGGAAGTGTTGTGGCCGACCGAAATCACCACGGCGAAAGTCACCGTTCTCGGCTTGCCATAA
- a CDS encoding EAL domain-containing protein, producing the protein MRPFRLVLLLLPLLFSLFGPGPAQAVESVRVPPDAPAIDLTHWVEKYSNQGDRIQVSTAPGPDGIIRRIEVHARDAGAHPSWIVFALTNDTDEQMERLIVAPHFRLVGSGVIWPDLGSERITEITASQGIPPEKEDVDDADVFRITLDPGATVTYVAELKTPKLPQLYLWEPDAYKDKTTDLTLYKGIVIGIAGLLALFLTIVFVVKGAVIFPAAAALAWAVLAYISIDFGFWAKIFGTEVNADRIWRAGAETVLAATLVVFLFAYLNLRRWHVRASHVAVVWIAFLIALVGLAVYDPPIAAGIARISLATTAGVGFILVIYLATHGVERAVMLIPTWLLLVVWVAAAGFIVNGSIANDLASPALLGGLVLLVMLIGFTIMQSAFASGGVAMGAISDVERKALALTGASDIIFDWDVINDRIFVSPEIEEQLGVRRGELEGPASSWLSLLHPLERDRYRTCLDTVLEQRRGRIAQDFRFHASDGHYFWFRLRARPVVGPEGDVVRLVGTLTDVTDQKNAFERLLHDAVHDNLTGLPNREIFFDRLELALLQAEAEADKRPTVLCVDIDRFNRIIQAVGSSAGDSVLLTVARRLGRLLQPRDTLARIAGDTFAVILASAATTEQIVHLADRIRRTVSTPITFANREIPLSVSVGVALYDPQWHPRREDMLKDAEIAMRHAKRDGGGRIEVFRPSMRAQGANRQALESELRRALELDEIKLFFQPIVRLDDRTVAGFEALLRWEHPRLGRVEASEFLPLAEETGLIVDLGLFAIQRTARELAAWQKALDVNPPIFACVDISSRQILRHDLLADVKNVLTRVSVLPGSLKLELNEGLVMENPEYAAQILGRLKELGSGLALTRFGSGYSSLAYLQRFPFDMIRIDRAFVRQDALTNRAAMLRSLVTLAHDFGMEAIADGAENESDVIEFSQIGCEYALGFAFGLPLSAAEARKLVGAAAEPAI; encoded by the coding sequence TTGCGCCCGTTTCGTCTCGTTCTCCTGCTGCTGCCGCTTCTTTTCTCGCTGTTCGGGCCCGGCCCGGCGCAGGCGGTGGAATCGGTGCGCGTGCCGCCGGACGCCCCGGCGATCGATCTGACGCATTGGGTCGAGAAATATTCCAACCAGGGCGACCGTATCCAGGTCTCGACCGCTCCTGGCCCCGACGGCATCATTCGCCGCATCGAGGTCCACGCCCGCGACGCGGGGGCCCATCCCTCCTGGATCGTCTTCGCCCTTACCAACGACACCGACGAGCAGATGGAGCGGCTGATCGTCGCGCCCCATTTCCGCCTCGTCGGCTCCGGCGTGATCTGGCCCGATCTCGGCTCGGAGCGGATCACCGAAATCACCGCGAGCCAGGGCATTCCCCCCGAGAAGGAGGACGTGGACGACGCCGACGTCTTCCGCATCACCCTCGATCCGGGCGCGACCGTCACCTATGTCGCCGAGCTGAAGACGCCCAAGCTTCCGCAGCTCTATCTGTGGGAGCCGGACGCCTATAAGGACAAGACCACCGACCTGACGCTCTACAAAGGCATCGTCATCGGCATTGCGGGCCTGCTCGCCCTGTTCCTGACCATCGTCTTCGTCGTCAAGGGCGCGGTCATCTTCCCGGCCGCGGCCGCGCTCGCCTGGGCGGTGCTCGCCTATATTTCGATCGATTTCGGCTTCTGGGCGAAGATTTTCGGCACCGAGGTCAATGCCGACCGCATCTGGCGCGCCGGCGCGGAAACCGTCCTCGCCGCGACCCTGGTCGTCTTCCTGTTCGCTTATCTCAACCTCAGACGCTGGCATGTCCGCGCCTCCCATGTCGCGGTGGTGTGGATCGCCTTCCTGATCGCTCTCGTCGGCCTCGCGGTCTACGATCCGCCGATCGCCGCCGGCATCGCCCGGATTTCGCTGGCCACCACCGCCGGCGTCGGCTTCATTCTGGTGATCTATCTCGCCACCCATGGGGTCGAGCGCGCGGTGATGCTGATCCCGACCTGGCTCCTGCTGGTGGTCTGGGTCGCGGCGGCGGGCTTCATCGTCAATGGTTCGATCGCCAACGACCTCGCCTCGCCAGCGCTGCTCGGCGGTCTGGTGCTGCTCGTCATGCTCATCGGCTTCACCATCATGCAAAGCGCCTTCGCCTCCGGCGGCGTCGCCATGGGCGCGATCAGCGATGTCGAGCGGAAAGCGCTGGCCCTGACCGGCGCCAGTGACATCATCTTCGACTGGGACGTCATCAACGACCGCATCTTTGTCAGCCCCGAGATCGAGGAGCAGCTCGGCGTGCGGCGCGGCGAACTCGAAGGGCCGGCCTCGTCCTGGCTCAGCCTGCTGCATCCGCTGGAGCGCGACCGCTACCGGACCTGCCTCGACACCGTTCTGGAACAGCGGCGCGGCCGCATCGCCCAGGATTTCCGCTTCCACGCCAGCGACGGTCATTATTTCTGGTTCCGCCTGCGCGCCCGCCCGGTGGTGGGGCCGGAGGGCGACGTGGTGCGGCTGGTCGGCACGCTCACCGACGTGACGGACCAGAAAAACGCCTTCGAGCGCCTGCTGCACGACGCGGTCCACGACAATCTCACCGGCCTGCCCAATCGCGAGATCTTTTTCGACCGGCTGGAGCTGGCCCTGCTCCAGGCCGAGGCCGAGGCCGACAAGCGTCCGACCGTGCTTTGCGTCGACATCGACCGTTTCAACCGCATCATCCAGGCGGTCGGTTCGTCGGCTGGCGATTCGGTCCTGCTCACGGTCGCGCGGCGCCTTGGCCGGCTGCTTCAGCCTCGCGACACTTTGGCGCGCATCGCCGGCGACACTTTCGCGGTGATCCTCGCCTCGGCGGCCACGACCGAGCAGATCGTCCATCTCGCCGACCGCATCCGCCGCACCGTCTCGACGCCGATCACTTTCGCCAATCGCGAAATTCCGCTCTCCGTCTCGGTCGGCGTCGCGCTCTACGATCCGCAATGGCATCCCCGACGCGAAGACATGCTGAAGGACGCCGAAATCGCCATGCGCCACGCCAAGCGCGACGGCGGCGGCCGGATCGAGGTGTTCCGCCCGTCGATGCGCGCCCAGGGCGCGAACCGGCAGGCGCTGGAAAGCGAATTACGCCGGGCGCTGGAGCTCGACGAAATCAAATTGTTCTTCCAGCCGATCGTGAGGCTCGACGATCGCACGGTCGCCGGCTTCGAGGCCTTGCTGCGCTGGGAGCATCCGCGGCTTGGCCGGGTCGAGGCCAGCGAATTCCTGCCTCTCGCCGAGGAGACCGGGCTCATCGTCGATCTTGGACTGTTCGCCATCCAGCGCACGGCGCGCGAACTCGCCGCCTGGCAGAAGGCGCTCGACGTCAATCCGCCGATCTTCGCCTGCGTCGATATTTCCTCACGGCAAATCCTGCGCCATGACCTGCTCGCCGACGTCAAGAACGTCCTGACCAGGGTCAGCGTGCTGCCCGGCTCGCTCAAGCTCGAACTGAACGAGGGCCTGGTGATGGAAAATCCCGAATATGCCGCTCAGATTCTCGGCCGCCTCAAGGAGCTGGGCTCCGGCCTCGCCTTGACCCGGTTCGGCTCCGGCTATTCGTCTCTGGCCTATCTCCAGCGTTTTCCCTTCGACATGATAAGGATCGACCGCGCCTTCGTCCGCCAGGACGCCTTGACCAATCGCGCCGCCATGCTGCGCTCGCTGGTCACGCTCGCCCATGATTTCGGCATGGAGGCGATCGCCGATGGCGCGGAGAACGAATCGGACGTGATCGAATTTTCCCAGATCGGCTGCGAATATGCTTTGGGCTTCGCCTTCGGCCTGCCGTTGAGCGCGGCCGAAGCCCGCAAGCTCGTGGGCGCGGCGGCGGAGCCGGCTATTTGA
- a CDS encoding GNAT family N-acetyltransferase, with protein MNLFGLSRKKTSPSRIEGEGLYLRPAVPGDFESWRLLRGESRAFLTPWEPSWPLDDLTRPAFLRRILRQDQERAEDESHGFLIFRAGDDALLGGITLGNLRRGVAQCGTLGYWMGEKYAGKGFMTKAVRALLRHAFLEMGLHRVEAACAPENERSRRLLERLGFQREGYARAYLLIDGAWQDHLLFAMLERDFLRGDQPGNALPERAP; from the coding sequence ATGAATCTGTTCGGACTTTCGCGCAAGAAGACGTCTCCCAGTCGCATCGAGGGCGAAGGCCTCTATCTGCGCCCCGCGGTTCCGGGCGATTTCGAATCCTGGCGGCTGCTGCGGGGCGAGAGCCGCGCCTTTCTGACGCCCTGGGAGCCGAGTTGGCCGCTCGACGACCTCACCAGGCCCGCCTTCCTGCGCCGCATCCTGCGCCAGGACCAGGAGCGGGCCGAGGACGAGAGCCATGGCTTTCTGATTTTCCGCGCCGGCGACGACGCTCTTCTCGGCGGGATCACGCTCGGCAATTTGCGCCGCGGCGTCGCTCAATGCGGGACGCTCGGCTATTGGATGGGCGAGAAATATGCCGGCAAGGGCTTTATGACCAAGGCGGTGCGGGCGCTGCTGCGCCACGCCTTTCTCGAAATGGGGCTGCATCGGGTCGAGGCGGCCTGCGCCCCCGAGAACGAGCGCTCACGCCGCCTGCTGGAGCGGCTCGGCTTCCAGCGCGAGGGCTACGCCCGCGCCTATCTCCTGATCGACGGCGCCTGGCAGGACCATCTCCTCTTCGCCATGCTGGAGCGCGATTTTCTGCGCGGCGACCAGCCCGGGAACGCGCTGCCGGAGCGAGCGCCATAA